The Raphanus sativus cultivar WK10039 chromosome 2, ASM80110v3, whole genome shotgun sequence genome includes a region encoding these proteins:
- the LOC108830746 gene encoding probable methyltransferase At1g29790, producing the protein MVKANVLSKIRAFGGVNRPIYVLVGLAFLISVATLAKFNYITPLSFSGRFCNNHGSFDGDNYILGSQMRKTIESAIFKIHQEMDDLKALEANSSAPPSDSSASGSMFRHVAFLADVLSLIQSVHMELPSFEEVDHPLKQRNGDPGEHFMREEIKKYIKIKPNRLGKQNFMGANGTFTSIGHACFAMKKDLEEYMDYDVGEICNDDWRLAQKLMVHGCDPLPRRRCFSRAPQLYYKPLPINESLWKLPDNRNVRWGQYKCKNFTCLASNTTARKGFFKCTDCFNLTHHESPRWVNRGEIDPETNQTADFSIQEVLEIKPGEIRIGLDFSVGTGTFAARMRESNVTIVTATINLGAPFNEMISLRGLVPLYLTVNQRLPFFDSTLDMIHTTRFLDGWIDLILLDFVLFDWDRVLRPGGLLWIDGFFCLKEDLGDYMEAFKALRYRRHKWVVVPKKDKDDKEVFFSAVLEKPPRPFR; encoded by the coding sequence ATGGTGAAGGCGAATGTATTATCGAAGATTAGAGCTTTCGGGGGCGTTAACAGACCCATCTATGTCTTGGTTGGTTTGGCATTTCTCATCTCAGTGGCTACTTTGGCTAAGTTCAATTACATCACACCGCTAAGCTTCTCTGGTCGGTTCTGTAATAATCATGGAAGCTTTGACGGCGACAACTATATTCTCGGAAGCCAAATGAGAAAGACTATAGAATCCGCCATCTTCAAAATCCACCAAGAAATGGATGATCTCAAGGCTCTAGAAGCTAATTCTTCTGCTCCACCGTCTGATTCATCAGCTTCAGGATCCATGTTTAGGCATGTAGCTTTCCTTGCAGATGTTCTTTCACTGATTCAGTCAGTTCACATGGAGTTACCTTCTTTCGAAGAAGTGGATCATCCGTTGAAACAGAGGAACGGTGACCCTGGCGAGCATTTCATGAGGGAAGAGATCAAGAAATACATAAAGATCAAACCTAACCGGCTTGGAAAGCAGAACTTCATGGGAGCTAATGGAACGTTCACATCGATAGGGCACGCTTGCTTTGCCATGAAGAAAGATCTAGAAGAGTATATGGACTACGACGTTGGGGAGATCTGCAACGACGACTGGAGATTAGCTCAGAAGCTTATGGTTCACGGTTGTGATCCGTTGCCTAGAAGACGGTGCTTCTCCCGTGCACCGCAGCTATACTACAAACCGTTGCCGATCAACGAGTCTTTGTGGAAGCTTCCGGATAACCGGAACGTGAGATGGGGACAGTATAAATGCAAGAACTTTACTTGTCTCGCAAGCAACACAACAGCAAGAAAAGGGTTCTTCAAATGCACTGATTGCTTCAATCTCACGCATCACGAGTCGCCGAGATGGGTTAACCGAGGAGAAATCGATCCAGAGACAAACCAAACAGCTGATTTTTCTATACAAGAAGTGCTGGAGATAAAACCGGGAGAGATTAGAATCGGTTTGGACTTCAGCGTTGGCACTGGGACTTTTGCAGCGAGGATGAGAGAAAGTAACGTCACCATTGTAACAGCAACAATCAACCTAGGAGCTCCATTCAACGAGATGATCTCTCTCCGCGGTTTAGTCCCATTGTACTTAACCGTGAACCAACGGTTACCCTTCTTCGACAGCACGCTGGATATGATTCACACTACCAGGTTTCTTGATGGATGGATCGACCTAATACTTCTTGATTTCGTGCTGTTTGATTGGGACAGGGTTTTAAGACCAGGTGGGTTATTGTGGATAGATGGTTTCTTTTGTCTGAAAGAGGATTTGGGTGATTATATGGAAGCGTTTAAAGCGTTGAGGTATAGGAGACATAAGTGGGTTGTGGTGCCTAAGAAAGACAAAGATGATAAAGAAGTTTTCTTCTCTGCTGTGTTAGAGAAACCTCCAAGACCCTTTAGATGA
- the LOC108830745 gene encoding uncharacterized protein LOC108830745 has protein sequence MKDDEIAARNLALQEEEEEERLDEYDEKCEKENQPRWSVPAKKRVRGPLDKYVTVPPPDILQGRKDRKSTLGASCDKALREDVCLGITRWFLDAGLAFNAVNYPSFDKMLQLIAQYGLGLKPPSMYELRVPLLNKEVENTLDQNEENKKGWASKGSSLMSDGWRDSVAKKDNDNFLLNSPKDYVFMKSKDVSEVVKDATLLFNLLDDMVEKIGEPYVVQVITDNAKNYIKAEKLLEAKRHHLYRTPCAAHCINLMLEDIGEITELKNAMKKCMFMNGYIYSHVPLVNMMRKFTKQRNLHRPAITRFPTSCITMTQFLKQQKPLRDMVNSAE, from the exons ATGAAGGATGACGAGATAGCTGCTCGTAACTTGGctctccaagaagaagaagaagaagaacgccTTGACGAGTATGATGAAAAGTGCGAGAAGGAAAATCAGCCGCGATGGTCTGTCCCTGCTAAGAAGAGAGTTAGAGGTCCACTGGATAAGTATGTGACTGTCCCTCCTCCTGATATTTTGCAAGGAAGAAAAGATAGAAAGAGTACTCTTGGAGCTTCTTGTGATAAAGCGTTAAGGGAAGATGTGTGTTTAGGTATAACCAGGTGGTTTTTGGATGCTGGTCTTGCGTTCAATGCAGTCAACTATCCTAGTTTTGACAAGATGCTTCAGTTAATTGCACAATATGGATTAGGATTAAAACCACCAAGCATGTATGAACTAAGGGTTCCGCTACTTAATAAGGAAGTGGAGAACACTCTTGACCAAAATGAGGAGAACAAGAAAGGGTGGGCTAGTAAAGGAAGTTCACTTATGTCTGATGGCTGGAGAGATTCAGTGGCTAAAAAAGACAATGACAACTTTCTACTTAATTCCCCTAAAGATTATGTTTTCATGAAGTCCAAAGATGTTTCTGAAGTG gtGAAAGATGCAACATTGTTGTTTAACTTGTTAGATGATATGGTTGAGAAAATTGGAGAACCTTATGTAGTTCAAGTCATCACAGACAATGCAAAGAACTACATAAAAGCTG aAAAATTGCTTGAAGCAAAAAGACATCATCTCTACCGGACTCCATGTGCTGCACATTGCATTAATCTAATGTTGGAGGACATTGGAGAAATCACAGAATTGAAGAATGCAATGAAAAAATGCATGTTCATGAATGGATATATCTATAGTCATGTCCCTCTTGTGAACATGATGAGGAAGTTCACAAAGCAAAGGAATCTGCACAGACCGGCTATAACAAGGTTTCCTACTTCTTGCATAACCATGACTCAGTTTCTCAAACAGCAGAAGCCTTTAAGGGATATGGTCAATTCTGCTGAATGA